The Pagrus major chromosome 5, Pma_NU_1.0 genomic sequence TCAAGATCCCCTACAAATACGAGCACAACAAGGTAAACTGGATTCTGTCGCACAAGTGTCTCAACTGAAATAACGACTGACTTATAActtgagaaaaagagagaaagatgctACAAAGAGGCCACGGCGTCGTTGTATATTTTTAGAGCGCTGTCTATCTTATTTGGAGCAGCCATCCATAATCGCTTCCTGTCCCTTTTTCACACTTCCTGTGTCCTTACAGCACACTAGCCCTCcatcacatgtttgtgtttgcacataTAATCACACAACAGAGACCAACTTTGACCGAATCTTCTGAAACTTTCACTTCAGCAGGTCTCTATTCTCCTTTTTTAGCTTGTGAGTTACTAACTGAGTTACGCAGTTCATTCCCTCCGAGAGTGACAAATGAAAGGAAGTGGAGCGTAGTAGTCTTCAGAGCCATCAGAGACCATTTCAGGGGTGACAGCTGACCTCTCGGCTTCGGCTCCTGCCTGCCTGGCAATGGTCCAGTGGCATGCTGTTGTTCACTGGAAGGTTTCGTGGAGATTTGGTTCAGAAGGGTTGATGGATCACTTAGTAGATTTTAGTGTGATCTCTTGCTCTCAGACCATAATGTCGGGATGTTAGAATTAGGACGCAGTAGATATTTTATAGATAATATACAGGAAAAACAGGTTAAAATGTACTAGGTAACACTTGAAACTGGCAATGTTTTATTAGCATTGTCCTTTCTGTAAACAGACATCAGTAAGTACACTATCTTCTGTTGGCTCCCATTCATTTCATCACTCGTcaaaaaagggttagggttaaaaaaaaaggggatcCAAAGTCTACCAGGTGTGCAGTAGAGAAGACTTAGTATAAACCATGAGATTTAAAATGGCACCACAACTCAGATTTAACTTGAGCACAGGCCCTATTTGCAACTGTGCTGTTGTGGTGGACCGTCATTCTCCGTGTGCTTTCGCTTCCCTCATGCTCACGAAGAGTGAAACTGAATGTGCTGTTGAAGCCCAGCAACTTCAGCCACTTTGAACACAGTAAAAACCAAGTACATCCCTCCAGTATGCTGAGTGAAAAATAATGCTGCCgtaatcattttttattaaaaaagaaggTAGCAGTACAAACGCTGGTCTGGTAGCTCACCAGGTAGAGCACTCACACCATGGCTTGGCCGGGCCCTTTTGTGCATGTCATCTTGTCTCTCTCACACTTTCCTGTCTCTCAGCTGATGCTGTATAACAAAGGCAAAAACAGCCCTGCATACCCTAcatactaaataaaaaaatatatactgaaGAAAAATACTTGAATACTTGTGGGGTACTATgaaagtacttgagtacagcAAGCAGCAAAGTTATGTGTCAATGAAAAAGTACAACAGAACTCCTGAACACCTGTCTGACTTTATACTTAACGTCCCTTTGCTCTCATAAGACTAAAATGGGAACTATTAtacctttgacctctgacatCACAAAGGAAGTGAAAATGAAACCTGTTGATCGTGTCTACACTGGCTGCACGGACATTCGTTCTGAATGTCAAGATTGCAGGCACTTAGGCTAGTAAAACCTGGCATGTTGCTGTTATGAGACAAGGAGATGGAGAAATAAAACTCTTTTCTTCACCGTGGCTGAGTCTAAACATCTCAATCACATTTAAACCATCACATTGAGTTATTTGCCGCtatgattgttttcttgtttacttttttacttgTTTACTCTGCCATCTCCACGTCCATTGCAGCACATAAAATAGGTATAACATgaataactttattttacttcagtCATGCTGAATGACTTTACACTGTAAAGGAAATGGAACTAAATGAGGGTTAGATCAGTAATATAAAAGTCATGGTAGTATGTTGATTTCGTAATATCGGTCTGATTTATGGTaataaaacagtttcaacattCAGGCACACGTTGATCTTGTGTCAAGGGACTCAGGAGAGTTTTAACGGGAATCTGGGACGGCCACACTTTCCCCTTAATAGGCCCAGCAGGATTTGAGCTTTAGATATTTGGTCCATGCTGAGCCTGGAGGTGTAAAGAAAGTTCTGGATATAGAAATTGTGAGGGAGAAAATAAGCCAGTTATAATTAGGACTGCATAACCTGTATGTTGATTGGCTTTCATAGGTGCTGTCTTTTgatattcaaaaataaaaagttgcaGTTTTATTGAAGTATCACTTTTTTGCTTGGTGttgttaattacatttttctccTTGTTTCTTCCCTCCAGGGCAACGCCAACATCGTAAGAGAGGTGGATGTAGAAAAGGTCAGCACGATGGAGAATCCTTATGTAGATGCAATCAAGAGCTTATGGAATGACCCGGGCATCCAGGAGTGCTACGACCGAAGGAGGGAATACCAACTCTCAGACTCCACTAAATAGTGAGTCGAGTGTCAAAATAAGTTGGGCATGAATTGAaatttctgaacatttctaaaTATGTAgcttcattttctgtgtgtgtgtgtgtctgtagttaCCTGAACGCGTTGGACCGGATCGCTGAGCCGGCGTACCTTCCCACCCAGCAGGATGTGTTGAGGGTTCGAGTCCCAACCACGGGCATCATTGAATACCCGTTTGACTTGCAGAGTGTCATATTCAGGTGAATAAAGAGATATTTTCAGAAACATGATTGTTTGGTGTAAATACTCACAGTTTATGACTTATTCGCTGTTTTTGGTTCATAGAAAACACTTGTTTGTTATGTTAAGAGCTCATATCTATTATCTACCTTATTCCTAAATACTCTTTTCTTTAGTCTCACTAAGGTGGAATTGTGGTAGAAGGGGGCGCCATAAACACAAAAGTGACTTTTCTGCCAGTAGTCGCACCCAGAAATCAAGTCATCACATGTCTcatctttaaaacattcagaaaggCTTGCAAAACTTTCAGTGCTTGTAGTGACTGATTTCTCACTTTttggatgctgctgctgtcaccgTGACAGGATGGTGGATgttggaggtcagaggtcggagaggaggaagtggatcCACTGTTTTGAGAACGTCACGTCCATCATGTTCCTGGTGGCGCTCAGCGAGTACGACCAAGTTTTGGTGGAGTCGGACAACGAGGTGAGTGATGAATACgcacagtaaataaatgtaatgaccAAACTAAGTGATTATTGTCTGTGTGgtactttttgtttcacattttcataaacGATTTCGCccattttaaaagcttttgttcTTTGATGTGGAAGCtatttctgatttaaaacaaTGGAAATCAGATTCTGCTCCTGCCTGGCCGTGctccaccttttttttcccttggaAAGCATTTGTAAATGAACAGCCAGCTGTTTTGAATACCGCCTCAGGCCCCATCTCCTTCTTAAAAGGATATAGCAGTTGTGTCAAGTGTGTTAATGAGCAGctgtgtgttcatatgtgtgCTCGTTTTTGAACCCatgtttattttccttcctttgcttcttttgttacaTCAAACTACAGAAAACAGAGGACTAAGCGGCTGCACGTCCGCTGTATTCTGACGTCATTAGATTAGTTTTTATAATATACAGGAGATATTTCTGTTTAGCCCTCTTAATACGCTGCAGCGCTGGTGATGTGATAGCCGAGGCTTGCTTTCAGAatggttgttttgtttaattaagCGCTGAAATGAAGTGCAAGCGGAGAAATTAAACTCTTGAAGACGACATGGCCGCCCTTCCCTCTCATATTTACTGCTCTCCCTCTGGTgctgtaaaacatttattaaaatctGTACTTAATGAGTATGAAAGACTGTGGtttaattaactgattaactctccctctctctctctctttctctgtttctctgtatgtctttctccttgcaaacacacacattcacacacactctctgtagAACCgaatggaggagagtaaagcTCTGTTCAGGACAATAATCACATACCCCTGGTTCCAAAACTCCTCCGTCATCCTCTTCCTCAACAAGAAGGACCTATTGGAGGAGAAGATCATGTACTCTCATCTGGTTGACTACTTTCCAGAGTATGATGGTGAGTAACAGAAGCAACACACAGTTCAAATATCTGAATCTGCTCTTCTTGAGCTGTAAGAACAACACTGGACCAATgctattatgctttttaaaggtgttattggCTTATACTAGTAGTGGTCCACACTGGTATTGGTATATCCTGTATTAGGCTGGCAAACATACCTAAATACAGaagtttaatattttgtattttcagattGTGAGGCTGCATGATATATCTTTCAGATGTCTGTATCTGCCAAAAATTCTGCCTGATATATGACACGGTATTTGATATAATGATGATGTATTGTCAAAGCGAGCCTTTCTTTTCACACGTCAGCCAGAACAGAACATTTCCCTTATAgaacatataatataataagaagaaaaGCTCATTGTACCCTCTTGACAAGTCAGTTCATGAAGTgttgtcctctcctctccagggCCCCAGAGGGATGCCCAAGCAGGGCGAGAGTTCATCCTCAAGATGTTCGTGGACCTGAACCCAGACAGCGATAAGATCATCTACTCTCACTTCACCTGCGCCACCGACACAGAGAACATCCGTTTCGTCTTCGCCGCCGTCAAAGACACCATCCTGCAGCTCAACCTAAAGGAGTACAACCTGGTGTAGAGCGGAGCAGGGGCCGCCTAGCAGGAGGCCCCTcgacacacactgactgacgCAATCTGTGAAACGATAcatcatatacacacacacgaaaagaaaatccaagaaaaaaaatctaatggTTGCATAATACTAATTTATTTGCCATTTGTTGATCTCTTGGACCCCGAGGGGTGAGCAAAGTAAATTTTATCTTGCTATTTAAGAAGGAGGTAATGAAATATAGGGAGAGAGGGCAAGATACTCTGAAGGGTTGGGGAGGGATTTGCTGTTGACTGTACAGCAACGATCCTCATTTCTAGGCTTTGCGCATTGTgaagttctgtttttttctgtttattttcttttttttttgagagaaagaaagaaactactCTGTGCACTTGAGGTTTTGGtggcttgttttgtccatcAGAGCTGGAACAAATGCAATGTGCTCCCTGCCTCCTGCCTTTTtataaacaagaagaagaagatgaagaaaggttttcattcctttttttttcactgttcgGTTCTTCCGAAGCTTCATCCTGGGCGTTTACCTGTTTACCCACTAGGAAAATAATGAAACCGATCTGTAATCGACAGCTTGACCATTTTCCCTCAAATGAGAGCTTGGCAGTTCTCTCGATAAATAGGcttaaactgtgatttttaaatgatttcataCCGATTTGGTATTGACTTCAATCATTATTAGTATTACATTGCATTTTTGGTACCGTCCAATAAGTAGAGCATGTGTGAGTGACAGCAGATTCACCAAATTTTTGTGTGGAAGTAGCTCGAGTCTTGTGTCGAGTGAGAGTCTCATGTCAGTTCTCCATTAAAGTTCAGTATTGttggcttttaaaaaaatgctttctgAGCTTCGAGGCGACCGGTTGAGGAGGCATGTTGAATCATGACAGTGCTGGTTTGCTTTTCACAGACTGAAGAGAGTTGAGGAGGTTATAATTTATGACACAATGTTGTTGAAAGATTTTGTTCGACTGTGCCACATTAACACTTTTTATTATGGTAACGTGTGTATTTATTGCCAAAGCCAAAACAACTCAAGCACCGGACTCCACTTTGCGCTGTTTACTACTTTAAATGAAGAGAAGCAGAATCGGACCGACTGACTTCACTGACCGACTCCTGACTGATCGACCAACTCATTCCTGAAGTATTCAACGATGGCGccctccccaacacacacacacacacacacacacacacacacacacacacacacacacacagctccacagCTTGGACTGACTAAAGCTAGAGTTCGTTAGAGGCTATCAGAGAGGAGGACGCCACCAAGTGCGCTGAACTGCTTGAACTGTCCAATCCCGGcccctccacccacccaccccagCCTGCGGACTATCCAGTCACATTTCAGCTGTGTCTTTATAATCGTCCAATCACAGCCCGGCTGACTTGACTGTTCAATAGCAGTGGAGGATAACTTTGGCTGATTGCTACATTAAAGGGCGTTAAAGAGTGTTGATGTTCAGTTTGTACCAAAGTAAGCCCTTCTTGTTTCTGATTGGCACCTTTGATTTCCTCATTCCCAAGTTGctttaagtttttttgttttgttttttttccaagaacaTAAGCctgtaatttacatttattgagGCATAGTGCAATTATGAACGCTATAATCATTGTACATacatctctctatatatatggCAGCATCTTTGTTGGCTTTGTAATCATTACTTTTTTGGCAGATTGAATGTGCGGTATTGAAAATATGTATCTATGTACTTGTATTGTATGTCTAATGGCTAATTCatttttggaagaaaaaaatatgttatttacatgtttgtttttgtttccttttttcagaGGAGAatgtacattttgtgtgttttttttgtttttgtttttctctctcagcaaAGAAACGTTGTTCAGCTTCAGTACTGTATAAAGAGGAGTATTATTATCCAACAACAGATTGATTGGTATGCCAGTACTTATAGTAGCCAGTCTGTTAAATTGACTTTTATATGGAAAAAACTGCAGAATCCAATCTACAGGGCTAATTGTAATCATTAGAGCACTTGTCATATAGGTGTAATCACATCGCTCATTGATTCTTATTCTTTTATATTAAGTGTCATTATTACTTCTCAATAAGTATTGATTATCTTTGAGGCATCTTGTGATCCTGAACACCCTCCAACCCCTCCGCCAAACACCTTTCCCTAGGAGAGATGTTTTATTTAGAGCGAGGTGGATGACAGGCAGGTAAAGTGTTGCTTTGGCTCATAATTTGTATGAAAATCATGGTGGAGGAGACGTAATTCTTTGATAGGTATGCCATCGCCTTTTAAACCCTCTCAAGTAAACCTCCGCCCTGATAGAAATTCAGTATTTTAGAGGCTGTCAGACTAATAAGTGACCGACCAGTGtacaaaaacatgcaaacaaaaaaaagagagactcAACCATTTGGCCTATTTAGAATATTTACATGGGCTTTATTTCTTTTATGGTTTACTTAATTTCCATTGTGATTAGAATGTACAGTATTACTTTAAGATTTATTTATGAGATGACGACataagagaaaacacacaacagttcACATGTACATATTGCCTTATTGAATAAGCTGTGCCTCTGAAGTCTCATGCAAGGCGCCTGTGTTTTTATGAGAAGTGAAGCTAGTGCAGCCAATAATGTCCCTTTGTGCAGCTGGAggattgttttttgttactcTGTGCTGTCAGAAGACCTGAGAACAGCTTTGAAATGTAGCTCATGTAGCTGATATGACGTGATTACCAGACATTATAAACACATCATGAGTGAATTGTAATCAGAACACACTTCTTTCTATTGATTTCATACTGTTGTCGCGTCAGATTCATGTCTTAAAACCCCCACGCCACAGTGCATTGTACTGCGTTTAACTGCCTGTTTGCAAGGTGTCACAATCCAGACTCCAAATTAGgtctgcacaattaatcaaaataatatCGAAATAACAaggagctgcaattttttttaataaaggtaaaatgtgtgacaaaacagcgtTATAATGAAATACTGTAGTGCTGTAGAGACGCCCCTCGCCTACacatcttgttctccagatgtaaaaaattttttttttttaaattgcaatggtgaatcatcatcatcaatagGATTCTttgaccatatcgtgcagccttATTCCAAATGGCCACCAGCCGCATGCAGAGTGTTTTTGGGACATTTGGCTCTGGTCTGGCATCTCGCAGCCACTTTGGCAGGCGACCAGCCCTCACCTGGAGGTCCTGTTGTTTTCAGATATTTCAGCCAGCTGGTGAAATTGCTAACAAGGATGGTTGATTTTGGCAGGCAACGACCACTTCAGAAAGTTAATACCCAGTCCAGTTCACAGCGTACTCGAAGTATATTAAGGTCTTACAATAACCGCTTACCAACAGCGGGGAAGAATaggaaaacaaactgttacTCTTGTTGTTGCCAGAGGAGATGTTTTGAAGTTCCAGCTTCTCAGTGTTGATCACTTGTTGCATTAATCAGTAACTTGTGTCCCTGCTGTTGTAAAGTGGCTATTTACACTGTCCCTTTTACCTTAAGGGAAAATccttgtttaaaaaattcaGATCATTGAACCCACTGAACAGAAAATGTCCGTCCACGAGCCCCAAAAAGAGATTCAAAAAGTGAATCCTGGAGTGTGTCAACTGCTCGTGAATCTcagatgtttttacacaagGATTAAagcagataataaaaaaaaagaagatattgTACTGGCAAAGATGCAGAATGGATTTTGCCAGATAAATATGAGCCAGAATTAAGTACTGTTTCCAACTTGGTGAGAGACTTTCACATCATCACACTGAGGGAGCACATGTGAGTCATATCAGGCTGGATTTTTCCAGCAGGTGTTGACTTGCTGACACACACGGTTTGGAAACCTGTGCTGCGGTTCAAATATCAAGCAGACAAATCTTGTCCTGctttttctgccttttaaaTCATGAAGATATGAAGTCTAATGACTCATTTTGAAAATTGATGATAATCTCCAGTCACagttgtgtaaaatgtgtcctGTATCCATAGTCACACCCCTTCAACATGTTTCTAAATGAAGCAACATGTTTCTTTTCAATAGCATGTCGactctgatttttattttctctcatttcagAGATCATTTCTACGATATAGTCAATTCAATGCCTTTAAATCTGTATCGTTTCTCCCCATCAGAGTTCAGGTCTGTGACTCTTGCATCACAGCATGAGCATAGTGCTTCTCCAGACGTCTGTGCCACATGCATTCGAACTCCAATTTGTATTACAAACCTCTGTCAAGCTCTGAAAGTTAAGTCAAAGTGAACACAGATGTGATTCTTGTTACTCTATAAAAGTTCAACAGAATGTGCCCCAAGCTTATTGCCAAGCAAGATGGTTAAAGTTGCCTCTTAGAGATTATTTAGGCTAATTTTCTTTCCTATGTTATCTTTggtaatttacattttacatgcaGTTACTGAGATGTAACCCAACAATTCCAAGAAAATACATCACGTTTGATAAATTCAGTGCTTTTTATATCCTTGAAAGATTGATGCTCTTACCCCTCCAAGACCACGGGGAAGAAAAAACCCTTAAGCCTGATTCTCCATTGAGAAAAGCTCAActccaaatgaaaaatgtttgcattAAGTTTTCCTGCCGATGATAACACGTTCAGTCTTTCTGGTTTTTGTGAATGTTCCTGTTGCAAAGCAATCATGATGATACAGAGTAGTTTGGACTTCTCAATAATGTATGTATTGAGAGCATTGTTCAAAAAGAGGACAAGAGTGTGGATAAACAGAGAGTAAATTGCACAAAAAAGCCAAAAGACTGCTTGTGGTTATTTTATTAAGGTTAGCTGCAGCCAAAACTCACTAACTTTGTTTGTATACCTGAACATGTAAAAAGGATTGGTCAAcgtcaggacacacacacattcacaggtACTGTTTGTCATTATCACTTTCTCAGTCAAtcgttttttttaatgttttgattccCTTAAAAGTCCTTATAAGATgcatattaacattaataagaatATGTAAGTGTTAAGCACTCTTTAAGCAcgtaaaaaacatttaagaacattaataaaaaacCTATACTATTACCTATTATGTTATTAAACCTTTAATGAGCCTTTGTGGTCGCTTTATTAAGATGAATACTTActttattatacatttattgCAGTCAACTATGCTTTTTTCATCTACCAGatctaaaatgaaaacactatGCATGCACATTTAGTAGATTATTACATGTTTTCATCTCTTTATGATCTTTCATTTGATTGTTtctatgactttatttataaataatCTCATatcctgtttattttttctgtcttttgagTTCATAATACTGAGCACAGATCTGTGCAACCGAAGCTCACTTTCACCCATGTGTGTTAACCTATTATTGACATCACatcctaacaaaaagaatacCCAGCTTTCATTCCCCTCAGAAACATTTGTTCTACTGCAAGAGGAGAAGGTGTAGAAGTGTTGAAGGTGAAACAATTGAATCCAGCCTGGATATAATTCATTTAGACGACTCATTCACTCACAGCTGGCCTTcctgccccctggtggccatTTGGAGACATGGCACTGAGGCAGGATCCTTCACTTTCCATTTCCCTGTAATGCTGCGCAACTTTGGAGGATGTTTGACGCCCTGAGCCCCTTCTGACACATGTCGGATGTATAAAAACTCGCCAGGAAAGCTACTTGCAGCCTGCAACCATGTGATCAACGTCAGTTTACGCACCAGGCCCATGGatcctacttttttttttgtctttcataaAACCTAATCCACCATTCTCAGTTTGCATGATCTCTGTGGGGTAAAGTCAACACAGTCTGCCTGCTCTGGATGCCAACTTCCCATTTTATCTGCTTCTATTTGCAGCCGGTGCCACGCCCTCCCGAAGAGGCTGGATAAAGTTGAACAAGTGTCCTCCTGCTTCAGACCGACCACAGCACCTTATCAGAAAAGGTCAGAGCTTtttactgctaaaaaaaaataaaaatctctggACTTTCCCCTTAAACGCAGAATTTCGGAATATTTAAaccattaaattaaaattaaaaggaAGAAGTGGGTTTTCAAAGATGCTCTGCGCCCTTTCCTGAATTTGTGAAGTGAGAGAAGGGAGCAGACATCTCCAGACATCTCCAGAAGCCTTCAGCATTTTCACCTTGACGGCAGAGGGCTCATTGGTGTGAGGGATGGCTGGCTGCTGCGTATCGGCGGAGGACAAAGAGAACCAGAGGATCAACGAGGAG encodes the following:
- the LOC140995894 gene encoding guanine nucleotide-binding protein G(q) subunit alpha, with the protein product MTLESIMACCLSEEAKEARRINDEIERQLRRDKRDARRELKLLLLGTGESGKSTFIKQMRIIHGAGYTDEDKRGFTKLVYQNIFTAMQAMIRAAETLKIPYKYEHNKGNANIVREVDVEKVSTMENPYVDAIKSLWNDPGIQECYDRRREYQLSDSTKYYLNALDRIAEPAYLPTQQDVLRVRVPTTGIIEYPFDLQSVIFRMVDVGGQRSERRKWIHCFENVTSIMFLVALSEYDQVLVESDNENRMEESKALFRTIITYPWFQNSSVILFLNKKDLLEEKIMYSHLVDYFPEYDGPQRDAQAGREFILKMFVDLNPDSDKIIYSHFTCATDTENIRFVFAAVKDTILQLNLKEYNLV